The proteins below are encoded in one region of Tessaracoccus aquimaris:
- a CDS encoding DUF1349 domain-containing protein, translating into MQRLPWTTGRWTHSPVDASQDGDDLVVTCAEGSDAWRVTSYGFVHDSEHALVAPLPQDTAMEVCFTADYDQQFDQAGLFVVAAEDCWAKAGVEFADGHPQVGAVVTNPTSDWSVAPVDPWHGQKVRVRVSRSGDALTVRAGLDGEPLALVRVAPFPPDADAEAGPLACAPSRAGLSVRFHDWSIGPADASLH; encoded by the coding sequence ATGCAGAGGTTGCCTTGGACCACCGGCCGTTGGACCCACTCCCCCGTCGACGCGTCGCAGGACGGCGACGACCTGGTCGTGACCTGCGCCGAGGGCTCCGACGCGTGGCGCGTCACCTCCTACGGCTTCGTGCACGACAGCGAGCACGCCCTTGTGGCCCCGCTGCCCCAGGACACGGCGATGGAGGTCTGCTTCACCGCCGATTACGACCAGCAGTTCGACCAGGCCGGGCTGTTCGTCGTCGCGGCAGAGGACTGTTGGGCAAAGGCGGGTGTCGAGTTCGCCGACGGCCACCCGCAGGTCGGCGCGGTCGTCACCAACCCGACCTCAGACTGGTCCGTCGCCCCCGTCGACCCGTGGCACGGCCAGAAGGTCCGCGTCCGCGTGTCGCGCTCCGGCGACGCACTGACGGTCCGGGCCGGGCTCGACGGCGAACCGCTGGCCCTGGTGCGCGTCGCGCCCTTCCCGCCCGACGCCGATGCGGAGGCCGGGCCGCTCGCCTGCGCCCCGAGCAGGGCGGGCCTCAGCGTCCGGTTCCACGACTGGTCGATCGGCCCCGCCGACGCGTCGCTGCACTGA
- a CDS encoding zinc-dependent metalloprotease, which produces MSSNNPFDFEQLRRMLEQLGFGDAEDLNLEELIAQVNRMQASGGGFMFGMTNADRDPDAAWLTTLTAAKQLAAESGGDPALHDEEQTAVRDAERLAQSWLTPVTTFAETGRPGRAMTRAQWLDATSDGWRAVIEPIIDGLADALQRGTAGDVEDAELQGMSQMLAPMMKSSASLIYRDRLKRELANLASDVLTGTEIGFNLLGSSEVVLLPNNVAQFTRDLDVKDSDVALYLLLRESARQRLFHSVGWLSPQMSALLAHFSREITIDFDAIANQFRPESLEGMSIEDVVAVGESVRGSFFQPASTPTQLEILERLEVLLALVEGWVDHVVAKATSPWMPNAGQLEEITHRRRASGTPVTSVFAELIGLDLRPRLVRDARNLWAAVEHQRGLEGRDAVWGHPDLLPTKSDLADPLAFTAGGDSHGGVEDDLDNELRKLLGE; this is translated from the coding sequence ATGTCCAGCAACAACCCCTTCGACTTCGAACAACTGCGCCGGATGCTTGAGCAACTCGGGTTCGGGGACGCCGAGGATCTCAACCTCGAGGAACTGATCGCCCAGGTGAACCGGATGCAGGCCTCGGGCGGCGGTTTCATGTTCGGCATGACCAACGCCGACCGCGATCCCGACGCGGCCTGGCTGACGACCCTGACGGCCGCCAAGCAGTTGGCCGCGGAGTCCGGTGGCGACCCGGCGCTGCACGACGAGGAACAGACGGCGGTGCGCGACGCCGAGCGGCTCGCCCAGTCCTGGCTGACGCCCGTGACGACCTTCGCCGAGACCGGGCGACCAGGTCGCGCCATGACGCGGGCCCAATGGCTGGACGCGACGAGCGACGGCTGGCGCGCCGTCATCGAGCCCATCATCGACGGCCTCGCCGACGCCCTCCAGCGTGGCACCGCGGGCGACGTCGAGGACGCGGAACTGCAGGGCATGTCCCAGATGCTTGCGCCCATGATGAAGTCGTCCGCGTCGCTGATCTACCGCGATCGCCTCAAGCGCGAACTGGCAAATCTCGCCAGCGACGTGCTGACAGGCACCGAGATCGGGTTCAACCTGCTCGGCTCCAGCGAGGTGGTGCTGCTGCCCAACAACGTGGCGCAGTTCACCCGCGACCTCGACGTCAAGGACTCCGACGTTGCGCTGTACCTGCTGCTGCGCGAGTCGGCGCGCCAGCGCCTTTTCCACTCGGTGGGCTGGCTCTCCCCGCAGATGAGCGCCCTCCTCGCGCACTTCTCGCGCGAGATCACCATCGACTTCGACGCGATCGCCAACCAGTTCCGCCCCGAGAGCCTCGAGGGGATGTCCATCGAGGACGTCGTCGCCGTCGGCGAGTCCGTGCGCGGCTCCTTCTTCCAGCCCGCCAGCACCCCGACCCAACTCGAGATCCTGGAGCGCCTCGAGGTGCTGCTCGCGCTCGTCGAGGGATGGGTCGACCATGTGGTCGCGAAGGCGACCTCCCCGTGGATGCCCAACGCGGGCCAGTTGGAGGAGATCACGCACCGCAGGCGCGCCTCCGGGACGCCCGTGACAAGCGTGTTCGCCGAGCTGATCGGGCTTGACCTCAGGCCGCGCCTGGTGCGTGACGCGCGCAACCTGTGGGCCGCCGTCGAGCACCAACGGGGCCTGGAGGGGCGCGACGCCGTCTGGGGCCACCCGGACCTGCTTCCGACGAAGTCCGACCTGGCAGACCCCCTCGCATTCACGGCGGGCGGCGACTCCCACGGCGGGGTCGAGGACGATCTGGACAACGAGTTGCGGAAGCTCCTCGGCGAATAA
- a CDS encoding PDZ domain-containing protein, whose product MSRNAMAIVSSLLFAVLAASLVLIPVPYVARRPGQTIDVLATTDNTPVIEVTDAPTFPTTGKLLMTTVSTTRVDATLSLPEAIFVHLGADSDAMPRDVIYPPGKSSEQVESEAVAMMDSSRSDATVAALRAAVIPVTDMPRVQSVSLAGPSGDVLQPGDLIVSVDDQPVSSAKDVASVLGTHAAGDQVIFTVLREGKEISAPVVLDASASEPGKAVAGIDVGTGYRFTPRVTFGVDPAVTGPSAGLIFALGIYDRITDGNLIGQEVVAGTGTIDPQGKVGAIGGVREKIKGAERDGATVFLVPESNCADIGTLKTSLRLVKVGTLKDAISALQLINEGNTSEVPTCG is encoded by the coding sequence GTGTCGCGCAACGCGATGGCGATCGTCTCGTCTCTGCTCTTCGCGGTACTTGCCGCATCCCTCGTGCTGATCCCGGTGCCGTACGTGGCCAGGCGACCGGGCCAGACCATCGACGTGCTCGCCACCACCGACAACACCCCCGTCATCGAGGTCACCGACGCGCCGACCTTCCCGACGACGGGCAAACTGCTGATGACGACGGTCTCGACGACCCGCGTCGACGCCACGCTGAGCCTGCCGGAGGCGATCTTCGTGCACCTCGGCGCCGACTCCGACGCGATGCCGCGCGACGTCATCTACCCGCCGGGCAAGTCGTCGGAACAGGTCGAGAGCGAGGCCGTCGCGATGATGGACAGCTCCCGTTCCGACGCGACGGTCGCGGCGTTGCGGGCCGCCGTCATCCCCGTCACCGACATGCCGCGCGTCCAGTCCGTCTCACTCGCGGGCCCGAGCGGCGACGTGCTGCAACCGGGCGACCTGATCGTGAGCGTCGACGACCAGCCGGTCTCCTCCGCCAAGGACGTCGCCTCGGTGCTCGGCACCCACGCCGCGGGCGACCAGGTGATCTTCACGGTGCTGCGGGAGGGCAAGGAGATCTCGGCCCCAGTGGTGCTCGACGCGTCGGCCTCCGAGCCCGGCAAGGCGGTCGCGGGCATCGACGTCGGCACCGGATACCGGTTCACTCCGCGGGTCACCTTCGGTGTCGACCCCGCGGTAACCGGGCCGAGCGCCGGGCTGATCTTCGCGCTCGGCATCTACGACCGGATCACCGACGGCAACCTGATCGGCCAGGAGGTCGTCGCGGGCACCGGCACGATCGACCCCCAGGGAAAGGTCGGCGCCATCGGGGGAGTCCGCGAGAAGATCAAGGGAGCAGAACGCGACGGCGCGACCGTCTTCCTGGTCCCGGAGAGCAACTGCGCCGACATCGGCACCCTCAAGACCAGCCTGAGGCTGGTCAAGGTCGGGACGCTGAAGGACGCCATCTCGGCGCTCCAACTCATCAATGAAGGAAACACCTCGGAGGTTCCCACCTGTGGCTGA
- a CDS encoding M16 family metallopeptidase, which produces MNRPDVSLATPWQFPTPTILRLPNGLSVWHFHLPGQHIATFELVLPAPLSDEPLEREGVATVALHAIDEGTVAHPAGRIGELLEANGATLHGVAKYRHTTFGGQAPSRRLGDVLPLFTEILSQPDYEARDVAHHVEAQEAGFDSTLASPGGANRMALRRALYGLEHRDGRPAAGTPATLHGIGVDDVRAWHARHFSPDGATLLIAGAVDPDVVVERLAAWEADGSPASPADTAPVQPRRVVVVDRPDAVQATVAMGLRTVTRDDPRWPALRVAGHAIAGAFASRLNLELRERLGYTYGIGGGFAPGVSEGQFSVGGSIRTEVAGDAVTRLLDGLALAEPFSDAEVDDARRFLIGVAPLANETSADIVAQASSLAAAGLDPAYLARHFDDLAVVSAADATTAYRSVVSPEQACVAVTGDAAVLVPELEERGLTPEVVDLRA; this is translated from the coding sequence ATGAACCGCCCCGACGTCTCGCTCGCGACCCCGTGGCAGTTCCCCACGCCGACCATCCTGCGACTCCCGAACGGGCTCAGCGTGTGGCACTTCCACCTGCCGGGCCAGCACATCGCCACGTTCGAACTGGTGCTGCCAGCCCCGCTCAGCGACGAACCACTCGAGCGTGAGGGCGTCGCGACCGTCGCGCTGCACGCCATCGACGAGGGCACCGTCGCTCACCCCGCGGGCCGGATCGGCGAACTGCTCGAGGCCAACGGCGCGACCCTGCACGGCGTCGCCAAGTACCGGCACACCACCTTCGGCGGCCAGGCACCGTCCAGGCGGCTCGGGGACGTGCTGCCCCTGTTCACCGAGATCCTGTCCCAACCCGACTACGAGGCCAGGGACGTGGCGCACCACGTCGAGGCGCAGGAGGCGGGCTTCGACTCGACGCTTGCCTCCCCTGGCGGGGCGAACCGGATGGCGCTGCGGCGCGCGCTGTATGGCCTGGAGCACCGCGACGGCCGCCCGGCGGCGGGCACCCCGGCGACGCTGCACGGCATCGGCGTCGACGACGTGCGGGCCTGGCACGCGCGCCACTTCTCCCCCGACGGCGCCACCCTCCTGATCGCGGGCGCCGTCGACCCGGACGTCGTCGTCGAGCGCCTCGCTGCGTGGGAGGCCGACGGTTCTCCCGCCTCGCCCGCCGACACCGCCCCCGTCCAGCCGCGGCGAGTGGTGGTCGTCGACCGTCCAGACGCCGTCCAGGCGACCGTCGCCATGGGGCTCCGCACCGTCACCCGCGACGATCCCCGCTGGCCCGCACTGCGAGTCGCGGGGCACGCCATCGCCGGTGCATTCGCGAGCAGGCTGAACCTCGAACTGCGCGAACGTCTCGGCTACACCTACGGCATCGGCGGCGGCTTCGCCCCTGGCGTCTCCGAGGGGCAGTTCAGCGTCGGCGGAAGCATCCGCACCGAGGTGGCGGGCGACGCCGTGACGCGACTGCTCGACGGGCTCGCCCTTGCGGAGCCGTTCAGCGATGCCGAGGTCGACGACGCGCGCCGCTTCCTGATCGGGGTTGCGCCGCTGGCCAACGAGACCTCAGCCGACATCGTCGCGCAGGCGTCCTCACTGGCCGCGGCCGGCCTCGACCCGGCCTACCTGGCGCGCCACTTCGACGACCTCGCGGTCGTTTCCGCCGCGGACGCGACAACGGCTTACCGCAGCGTCGTGAGCCCCGAGCAGGCATGCGTGGCCGTCACCGGCGATGCGGCCGTGCTCGTCCCCGAGTTGGAGGAACGCGGCCTCACGCCCGAGGTCGTGGACCTGCGGGCTTAG
- a CDS encoding DUF5679 domain-containing protein, which produces MATETWEGSFYCVKCKEKRDAKGEVVVNAKGTKMAKGKCPVCGTNLNRILGKA; this is translated from the coding sequence ATGGCTACGGAGACCTGGGAAGGCTCTTTCTACTGCGTCAAGTGCAAGGAGAAGCGCGACGCCAAGGGAGAGGTCGTCGTCAACGCCAAGGGCACCAAGATGGCCAAGGGCAAGTGCCCGGTGTGTGGCACGAACCTGAACCGCATTCTCGGTAAGGCCTGA
- a CDS encoding aldo/keto reductase family protein, whose protein sequence is MLYRYLGNSGLKITEITYGNWLTHGSQVENDAAKACVRAALDAGITSFDTADVYANTVAEEVLGEALKGEARESLEIFTKVYWPVGRKGANDAGLSRKHIMEGINGSLRRLQTDYVDLYQAHRYDLETPLEETMIAFADVVRQGKALYIGVSEWNAEQIREASKLAKELNIQLISNQPQYSALWRVIEEEVVPASEEVGVSQIVWSPVAQGVLTGKYLPGQPLPEGSRATDTKGGQNMISRLMNDDVLTRVQNLRPIADELGLTMAQLAVAWVLQNKNVAAAIIGASRPEQITENVKASGVEIPAELMTRIDDALGDIVVRDPSLTRAPQTRP, encoded by the coding sequence ATGTTGTATCGCTATCTCGGTAACTCCGGTCTCAAGATCACAGAAATCACCTACGGGAACTGGCTGACGCACGGCTCGCAGGTCGAGAACGACGCGGCCAAGGCCTGCGTGCGGGCGGCCCTCGACGCGGGCATCACGTCCTTCGATACCGCCGACGTTTACGCCAACACCGTCGCCGAGGAGGTGCTCGGTGAGGCACTCAAGGGCGAGGCGCGCGAGTCGCTCGAGATCTTCACCAAGGTCTACTGGCCCGTTGGTCGCAAGGGCGCCAACGACGCCGGCCTCAGCCGCAAGCACATCATGGAGGGCATCAACGGCTCGCTGCGCCGCCTTCAGACCGACTATGTCGACCTGTACCAGGCACACCGCTACGACCTCGAGACACCTCTTGAGGAGACCATGATCGCCTTCGCGGACGTGGTGCGGCAGGGCAAGGCCCTCTACATCGGCGTGTCCGAGTGGAACGCCGAGCAGATCCGCGAGGCGTCGAAGCTGGCGAAGGAACTCAACATCCAGCTCATCTCGAACCAGCCGCAGTACTCCGCGCTGTGGCGCGTCATCGAGGAGGAGGTCGTCCCGGCCTCTGAGGAGGTCGGCGTCTCGCAGATCGTGTGGTCTCCCGTCGCGCAGGGCGTCCTGACGGGCAAGTACCTGCCGGGCCAGCCGCTTCCCGAGGGTTCGCGGGCCACCGACACCAAGGGCGGCCAGAACATGATCAGCCGGCTGATGAACGACGACGTGCTTACCCGTGTCCAGAACCTGCGGCCGATCGCCGACGAACTCGGCCTGACGATGGCCCAGCTCGCCGTCGCATGGGTGCTGCAGAACAAGAACGTCGCCGCCGCGATCATCGGCGCCTCGCGCCCCGAGCAGATCACCGAGAACGTGAAGGCGAGCGGTGTGGAGATCCCCGCCGAGCTGATGACCCGCATCGACGACGCCCTCGGCGACATCGTCGTGCGCGACCCTTCGCTGACCAGGGCGCCGCAGACGCGCCCGTGA
- a CDS encoding UPF0182 family protein, which translates to MSATQDLDEPRRRSPLLWTVLIIGALIIAAVIASRVATDYLWFKSINFQTVFTTRLAAQIGLLVGFGGAMFLIMFFSMVIAYRLRPKVRRANLDSEFLVQMRDVLDQRSRLLMAVPALIIALLSGLTALGQADTFLAWWHATPFGERDPYFNIDASFYVFTLPWLQFVSGFLLFALIAGGIAALFVHFLTGSLNASALRGRGNTAASVPAQRQLSITLGIIILLFGAKVVLDRFALNVTPSTLFTGMGYTDYTTRVPVTAIVAAICVICALACFVNAWRVRWSVPAASIALLIVSMLILSSLYPWLIQNFRVAPQEQDREVPYIANNMKATKYAYDVSDVEIEDYDAKTTATAGQLRADAEALPAIRLIDPSIVPRTFEQLQQVRGYYTFPKVLDVDRYVIDGKATDAVVAVRELDLQSVESGDNWNNRRTVYTHGYGLVAAFGNQRGANGEPVFFSGGIPTTGELAEHEPRIYFGEKSDYYVVVGAPDGATPVELDTPSGGEGRSESLYTYEGKGGVPVGNMLTRAAFAIRFGDINLMLSDRVNSDSRLMHDRVPTQRIQEAAPWLTVDSDPYPSVVNGRVVWIVDAYTTTDSFPNSQRVDWTQSISDSRTATDRTLLGQQVNYVRNSVKAVVDAYDGTVSLYEWDKEDPILKTWTKVFPGVITPKEQIPKELLEHLRYPQDLFKAQREILGRYHTPNASTWYHQTDIWQVPNDPVSGATDKQKEPPYFLTIRWPGDENPHFANTTVFVPKDRENLSVYMAVNSDATSKDYGKKRVLKLSDAKQIAGPGQTYNFISTNPSVAEKLLPFNREGANASAIYGNLLTLPLGGGLLYVQPIYTQAKTSGSYPALRFIVVRFGDQLGIGESLQAALDQVFQGDAGAQTGEGDPGTTDVPTEPTAPSDQTGAERARSLLDEAEVLFKGADDALKEGDLAGYQAKNSAAQDKVAEAVKALDEG; encoded by the coding sequence ATGTCCGCCACCCAGGATCTGGACGAGCCCCGCCGCCGTTCCCCGCTGCTGTGGACCGTGCTGATCATCGGCGCGCTGATCATCGCCGCCGTGATCGCCTCCCGCGTCGCCACCGACTACCTGTGGTTCAAGTCGATCAACTTCCAGACGGTGTTCACCACGCGGCTTGCGGCGCAGATCGGGCTGCTCGTCGGCTTCGGCGGCGCCATGTTCCTGATCATGTTCTTCTCCATGGTGATCGCCTACCGGCTCCGGCCGAAGGTGCGCCGGGCGAACCTCGACTCCGAGTTCCTGGTCCAGATGCGTGACGTGCTCGACCAGCGCTCGCGGCTGCTGATGGCCGTGCCAGCGCTCATCATCGCGCTGCTGTCCGGGCTGACGGCGCTCGGACAGGCCGACACGTTCCTGGCCTGGTGGCACGCGACGCCGTTCGGCGAGCGCGACCCGTACTTCAACATCGACGCGTCCTTCTACGTCTTCACGCTGCCGTGGCTGCAGTTCGTCTCCGGCTTCCTGCTGTTCGCGCTGATCGCGGGCGGCATCGCGGCCCTGTTCGTGCACTTCCTGACCGGCTCGCTGAACGCGTCGGCGCTTCGCGGCCGCGGCAACACGGCCGCGAGCGTCCCCGCACAGCGGCAACTCTCGATCACGCTCGGCATCATCATCCTGCTGTTCGGCGCGAAGGTCGTCCTCGACCGGTTCGCGCTCAACGTGACGCCGTCGACGCTGTTCACCGGCATGGGTTACACCGACTACACAACCCGCGTTCCCGTCACGGCGATCGTGGCCGCGATCTGCGTGATCTGCGCGCTCGCCTGCTTCGTCAACGCGTGGCGGGTCCGCTGGTCGGTGCCCGCAGCGAGCATCGCTCTGCTGATCGTGTCGATGCTGATCCTCTCCAGCCTGTACCCCTGGCTGATCCAGAACTTCCGCGTCGCGCCGCAGGAACAGGACCGCGAAGTTCCCTACATCGCCAACAACATGAAGGCGACCAAGTACGCCTACGACGTCAGCGATGTGGAGATCGAGGACTACGACGCCAAGACCACCGCGACCGCGGGCCAGTTGCGCGCCGACGCCGAGGCGCTGCCCGCGATCCGCCTGATCGACCCGTCGATCGTGCCGCGGACCTTCGAGCAGTTGCAACAGGTGCGTGGCTACTACACGTTCCCGAAGGTGCTAGACGTCGACAGGTATGTCATCGACGGGAAGGCCACAGACGCCGTCGTGGCGGTCCGCGAACTTGACCTGCAGTCGGTCGAGTCGGGCGACAACTGGAACAACCGTCGCACCGTCTACACCCACGGCTACGGACTGGTCGCCGCGTTCGGCAACCAGCGCGGTGCCAACGGCGAGCCGGTGTTCTTCTCCGGAGGCATCCCCACCACGGGCGAACTGGCCGAACACGAACCGCGGATCTACTTCGGCGAGAAGAGCGACTACTACGTTGTGGTCGGCGCGCCGGACGGCGCCACCCCCGTCGAACTGGATACTCCTTCGGGTGGCGAGGGCCGCTCCGAGTCGCTCTACACCTACGAGGGCAAGGGCGGCGTTCCGGTCGGCAACATGCTGACGAGGGCGGCGTTCGCGATCCGCTTCGGCGACATCAACCTGATGCTCTCCGACCGGGTCAACTCCGACTCGCGCCTGATGCACGACCGGGTGCCGACCCAGCGCATCCAGGAGGCCGCGCCGTGGCTGACGGTCGACTCCGACCCGTACCCGAGCGTCGTCAACGGCCGGGTCGTGTGGATCGTCGACGCCTACACCACCACCGACTCGTTCCCGAACTCGCAGCGGGTCGACTGGACCCAGTCGATCTCGGACTCCCGCACGGCCACCGACCGCACGCTGCTCGGGCAGCAGGTCAACTACGTGCGCAACTCCGTCAAGGCCGTTGTGGACGCCTACGACGGCACCGTCTCGCTCTACGAGTGGGACAAGGAGGACCCGATCCTCAAGACGTGGACGAAGGTGTTCCCCGGCGTGATCACGCCGAAGGAGCAGATCCCCAAGGAACTGCTGGAGCACCTGCGCTACCCGCAGGACCTGTTCAAGGCCCAGCGCGAGATCCTCGGCAGGTACCACACGCCGAACGCGAGCACCTGGTACCACCAGACCGACATCTGGCAGGTCCCCAACGATCCGGTCAGCGGCGCGACGGACAAGCAGAAGGAACCGCCCTACTTCCTGACGATCCGCTGGCCGGGGGATGAGAACCCGCACTTCGCCAACACCACGGTGTTCGTGCCGAAGGACAGGGAGAACCTCAGCGTCTACATGGCCGTCAACTCCGACGCGACAAGCAAGGACTACGGCAAGAAACGCGTCCTGAAACTCTCCGACGCCAAACAGATCGCCGGCCCCGGCCAGACCTACAACTTCATCTCGACCAACCCGTCGGTCGCGGAGAAGTTGCTGCCGTTCAACCGTGAGGGCGCCAACGCGTCGGCCATCTACGGCAACCTCCTGACGCTGCCCCTTGGCGGCGGCCTGCTCTACGTCCAGCCGATCTACACGCAGGCCAAGACGTCCGGTTCATACCCGGCGCTGCGGTTCATCGTGGTGCGCTTCGGCGACCAGTTGGGCATCGGCGAGTCGCTGCAGGCGGCGCTCGACCAGGTGTTCCAGGGCGACGCGGGCGCGCAGACCGGCGAGGGGGACCCGGGCACGACCGACGTTCCGACGGAGCCGACGGCGCCGTCCGACCAGACCGGAGCCGAGCGGGCCCGGTCGCTGCTTGACGAGGCAGAGGTGCTGTTCAAGGGCGCTGACGACGCCCTCAAGGAGGGCGACCTGGCCGGCTATCAGGCCAAGAACTCCGCCGCGCAGGACAAGGTCGCTGAGGCCGTGAAGGCGCTCGACGAGGGCTAA
- a CDS encoding PPA1309 family protein — protein MADSSRLIACLMDVERHVSSAGWDQPARLFALVTTGTLLEVEPQLRGRVPETAPDALTAIEQDEFHATDNLFERLHTIFWPDTVEGCAIALERAFLPPKFEADLPEDPDAAAEFVAKHPEKTDVRVVVGVLRDGTKHGLARLVSDPDDLLGAEDLVPGLAEGLLDTFRSED, from the coding sequence GTGGCTGACTCGTCTCGCCTCATCGCCTGTCTCATGGACGTGGAGCGCCACGTCTCCTCGGCTGGCTGGGATCAACCTGCGCGCCTGTTCGCGCTCGTCACGACCGGCACGCTGCTCGAGGTCGAGCCGCAGTTGCGTGGGCGCGTCCCCGAGACGGCTCCCGACGCGCTGACCGCCATCGAGCAGGACGAGTTCCACGCCACCGACAACCTGTTCGAGCGTCTGCACACCATCTTCTGGCCGGACACGGTCGAGGGCTGCGCCATCGCGTTGGAGCGCGCGTTCCTTCCCCCGAAGTTCGAGGCCGATCTTCCCGAGGATCCCGACGCGGCTGCCGAGTTCGTCGCGAAGCACCCGGAGAAGACCGACGTGCGCGTCGTCGTCGGCGTGCTGCGCGACGGCACCAAGCACGGACTTGCGCGGCTCGTCAGCGACCCAGATGACCTGCTCGGCGCCGAGGATCTCGTCCCCGGGCTCGCCGAGGGACTGCTCGACACCTTCAGGAGCGAAGACTGA
- a CDS encoding M16 family metallopeptidase, giving the protein MTEARLHYELAGHRLDNGLEVVVAPDPDAPGVAVNIWVEVGSADEHTGKTGFAHLFEHLMFQGSASVASGEHMATVEALGGTVNATTSSDRTNYFETVPRGALDLALWLEADRFSTLAITEENFETQRQVVKEEKRQRYDNQPYGDLLELLTRQHFQPEHPYGHLTIGSMQDLDDASLGDVSSFFDSWYPASNLRLVLSGPVTPDEGIELTERYFGGLPSTIKPRRAAMPAANPADPSVEVVRRQVPHSLTYLSWGAPEAASAQSSALNLALAVLADGNASRLHRALVRNADIANEVHSALLPNRSASSISTILGRPSDGVSIEALNAAILAEVDRFIAEGPTEEEVARAVAQYERDWLWDLATSSGRADAINEAWLVHGDPGWVNTHLADVLAITPDDIRDAAAAWLSPGAAHELHYLAEGTR; this is encoded by the coding sequence ATGACCGAGGCGAGGCTGCACTACGAACTGGCGGGCCACCGACTGGACAACGGCCTCGAGGTGGTCGTCGCGCCCGACCCCGACGCGCCGGGCGTAGCCGTCAACATCTGGGTGGAGGTCGGCTCCGCGGACGAGCACACGGGCAAGACCGGCTTCGCGCACCTCTTTGAGCACCTGATGTTCCAGGGCTCGGCGTCGGTGGCCTCCGGCGAGCACATGGCCACCGTCGAGGCCCTCGGAGGCACCGTCAACGCCACCACCTCCTCGGATCGCACCAATTACTTCGAGACGGTGCCCCGCGGCGCGCTCGACCTGGCGCTCTGGCTGGAGGCCGACCGCTTCTCGACACTTGCGATCACGGAGGAGAACTTCGAGACGCAGCGCCAGGTCGTCAAGGAGGAGAAGCGGCAGCGCTACGACAACCAGCCATACGGCGACCTGCTCGAACTGCTCACCCGGCAACACTTCCAGCCCGAGCATCCCTACGGGCACCTGACGATCGGCTCCATGCAGGACCTCGACGACGCCTCGCTCGGCGACGTGTCGTCCTTCTTCGACTCCTGGTACCCGGCGAGCAACCTCAGGCTGGTGCTGAGCGGACCCGTGACGCCCGATGAGGGCATCGAGTTGACCGAACGCTACTTCGGGGGGCTGCCCAGCACGATCAAGCCGCGCAGGGCGGCGATGCCCGCGGCCAACCCCGCCGATCCGAGCGTCGAGGTGGTGCGCCGGCAGGTGCCGCACTCGCTGACCTACCTGTCGTGGGGTGCACCCGAGGCCGCCTCCGCGCAGTCCTCCGCGCTGAACCTCGCCCTCGCGGTGCTCGCCGACGGCAACGCGTCCCGGCTGCACCGGGCGCTGGTGCGCAACGCCGACATCGCCAACGAGGTGCACAGCGCCCTGCTGCCGAACCGCTCCGCTTCATCGATCTCCACCATCCTGGGGCGCCCCTCCGACGGCGTCAGCATCGAGGCGCTCAACGCGGCGATCCTCGCCGAGGTCGACCGGTTCATCGCCGAGGGCCCCACGGAGGAGGAGGTCGCCCGCGCAGTGGCGCAGTACGAGCGCGACTGGTTGTGGGACCTCGCCACCAGTTCCGGGAGGGCCGACGCCATCAACGAGGCCTGGTTGGTGCACGGCGACCCCGGCTGGGTCAACACGCACCTGGCCGACGTGCTGGCCATCACCCCTGACGACATCAGGGACGCGGCCGCCGCCTGGCTGTCCCCCGGCGCGGCCCACGAACTGCACTACCTCGCGGAAGGCACCCGATGA